The Agromyces mangrovi genome contains a region encoding:
- a CDS encoding ABC transporter ATP-binding protein has product MIEFRGVSKRFDDGTLAVADVDIVIPPHRTTVFVGSSGSGKTTLLRMINRMVDPTSGAVLIDGEDVAGVDPVRLRRGIGYVMQNSGLLPHRKVIDNVATVPLLRGTPKREARAHALELLDTVGLDRSLADRYPGQLSGGQQQRVGVARGLAVDPNILLMDEPFGAVDPIVRAELQQELLRLQRDLGKTVVFVTHDIDEAFLLGDQVIILKTGGEIVQSGSPAEILAHPADDFVAGFVGADRGKRALTVTEVDGRRVVVDADGRPAGVLTP; this is encoded by the coding sequence GTGATCGAGTTCCGAGGCGTGTCCAAGCGGTTCGACGACGGCACCCTGGCGGTCGCCGACGTCGACATCGTGATCCCACCGCACCGCACGACGGTGTTCGTCGGCTCGTCCGGCTCCGGCAAGACCACGCTGCTGCGCATGATCAACCGCATGGTCGACCCGACCTCGGGTGCGGTGCTCATCGACGGCGAGGACGTCGCCGGCGTCGACCCCGTGCGGCTGCGGCGCGGCATCGGCTACGTCATGCAGAACTCCGGCCTGCTGCCGCACCGGAAGGTGATCGACAACGTGGCCACCGTGCCGCTGCTGCGCGGCACGCCCAAGCGCGAGGCCCGTGCGCACGCGCTCGAGCTGCTCGACACGGTCGGGCTCGACCGCAGCCTCGCCGACCGGTACCCCGGCCAGCTCTCGGGCGGCCAGCAGCAGCGCGTCGGCGTCGCGCGCGGGCTCGCCGTCGACCCCAACATCCTGCTCATGGACGAGCCGTTCGGCGCCGTCGACCCGATCGTGCGGGCCGAGCTCCAGCAGGAGCTGCTGCGCCTGCAGCGCGACCTGGGCAAGACCGTCGTGTTCGTCACGCACGACATCGACGAGGCCTTCCTGCTCGGCGACCAGGTGATCATCCTGAAGACCGGCGGCGAGATCGTGCAGAGCGGATCGCCTGCGGAGATCCTGGCCCACCCCGCGGACGACTTCGTGGCGGGCTTCGTCGGCGCCGACCGGGGCAAGCGCGCGCTGACCGTGACCGAGGTCGACGGGCGGCGCGTGGTCGTCGACGCCGACGGCCGGCCGGCGGGAGTGCTCACTCCGTGA
- a CDS encoding DedA family protein, with product MNELLDAVLDAVASVDPVLRTLLAGVAIMLETSVLIGLIVPGDTIVIVASTGVEDAVQFVALAIAVILGALAGESIGFAIGRWFGPHLRASRVGRWIGEANWVRAQNYLGSRGGIAVFLSRFLPVLHSLIPLTVGMSTMSYRRFMAWTTPACIIWAFAYVGVGSAAAEGYRALSAELHWAGYLFVAAIVVFLLVILAVKRVLHHLEARHMHAHEVEEPAAPRTAAADADAEPGTATGPDTGHSSPASGPVRPRDLA from the coding sequence GTGAACGAGCTGCTGGACGCCGTGCTCGACGCGGTCGCGTCGGTGGACCCGGTGCTGCGCACCCTGCTCGCGGGCGTCGCGATCATGCTCGAGACCTCCGTGCTCATCGGGCTCATCGTGCCCGGCGACACCATCGTGATCGTCGCCAGCACCGGCGTCGAGGACGCCGTGCAGTTCGTGGCGCTCGCGATCGCCGTGATCCTGGGCGCGCTCGCGGGCGAGAGCATCGGCTTCGCGATCGGGCGCTGGTTCGGCCCGCACCTGCGCGCGAGCCGCGTCGGCCGCTGGATCGGCGAGGCGAACTGGGTCCGCGCCCAGAACTACCTCGGCAGCCGCGGCGGCATCGCGGTGTTCCTCTCCCGCTTCCTGCCGGTGCTGCACTCGCTCATCCCGCTCACGGTCGGCATGAGCACCATGTCGTACCGCCGCTTCATGGCGTGGACCACGCCGGCGTGCATCATCTGGGCGTTCGCCTACGTCGGCGTGGGCTCGGCGGCCGCCGAGGGCTACCGCGCGCTCTCGGCGGAACTGCACTGGGCCGGGTACCTGTTCGTCGCCGCGATCGTGGTGTTCCTGCTCGTGATCCTCGCTGTGAAGCGGGTGCTCCACCACCTCGAGGCGCGGCACATGCACGCGCACGAGGTCGAGGAGCCCGCGGCGCCGCGCACGGCCGCCGCGGACGCGGACGCCGAGCCGGGAACGGCGACGGGGCCGGACACCGGGCACTCGTCCCCGGCGTCCGGCCCCGTGCGGCCGCGCGACCTCGCCTAG
- a CDS encoding ABC transporter permease: MNLFADAFAWLLDPVNWEGPDGIGVLLLQHLLITFGVVAIACGVGIPLGMLVGHTGRGREVVVALSGGLRALPSLGVLTLVALWLGIGVAGPAVALVVLAVPSVLAGTYSAIESVDRRTVDAARGMGMTERQIILGVETPIGLPTLIGGVRSAVLQVVATATLAAYVGAGGLGGILFLGLKTGDYTLMLAASILVIALALVLDGLFAILQRIVVPAGVRASRSGTTRGRPTRRPATTGGPAPAGSSATEGKHH; the protein is encoded by the coding sequence ATGAACCTCTTCGCGGACGCGTTCGCCTGGCTGCTCGACCCCGTCAACTGGGAGGGGCCGGACGGCATCGGCGTGCTGCTGCTCCAGCACCTGCTCATCACGTTCGGCGTCGTCGCCATCGCGTGCGGTGTCGGGATCCCGCTCGGCATGCTCGTCGGGCACACCGGCCGCGGGCGCGAGGTCGTGGTGGCGCTCTCCGGCGGGCTCCGCGCGCTGCCCTCGCTCGGCGTGCTCACCCTCGTCGCGCTCTGGCTCGGCATCGGCGTCGCCGGCCCCGCCGTCGCGCTCGTCGTGCTCGCCGTGCCCTCGGTGCTCGCCGGCACGTACTCGGCGATCGAGTCGGTCGACCGCCGCACCGTGGATGCCGCGCGCGGCATGGGCATGACCGAGCGGCAGATCATCCTCGGCGTCGAGACTCCGATCGGGCTGCCCACGCTCATCGGCGGCGTGCGCTCTGCCGTGCTGCAGGTCGTCGCGACGGCCACCCTCGCCGCATACGTCGGCGCCGGCGGCCTCGGCGGCATCCTGTTCCTGGGGCTGAAGACGGGCGACTACACGCTCATGCTCGCGGCCTCCATCCTCGTGATCGCGCTCGCGCTCGTCCTCGACGGGCTCTTCGCGATCCTCCAACGGATCGTGGTCCCCGCCGGCGTGCGGGCGTCGCGATCCGGCACGACCCGCGGCCGACCGACCCGGCGGCCCGCGACCACCGGCGGCCCCGCACCCGCGGGGTCGTCCGCAACCGAAGGGAAGCACCACTGA
- a CDS encoding ABC transporter substrate-binding protein, whose product MQYTGRGRVALAAVAVGAVVALAGCGTSESVDGVDASGEASGPLVVGSQDYYSNEIIAELYAQALEANGFEVEREFRIGQREVYIPEIESGAIDVFPEYTGNLLQYYAPDTTATTSDDVYAELMGALPEGLSVLDQAPATDQDSYNVTQAFSDEYGVTSLADLADVPEELTLGGNSELETRPYGPDGLADVYGVEVGFTAIEDSGGPLTIKALQDDDVQLVNIFSANPAIATSDLVTLEDPEGLFLASNVVPVVSDRVDAEVADVINAVSAALTAEALVELNSESVDEQRSASDIAADWLAEQGLV is encoded by the coding sequence ATGCAGTACACCGGAAGGGGCCGCGTCGCACTCGCGGCCGTCGCCGTCGGAGCCGTCGTCGCACTCGCGGGCTGCGGCACGAGCGAGTCGGTCGACGGGGTAGACGCCTCCGGCGAGGCATCCGGACCCCTCGTCGTCGGCTCGCAGGACTACTACTCGAACGAGATCATCGCCGAGCTCTACGCGCAGGCGCTCGAGGCCAACGGCTTCGAGGTCGAGCGCGAGTTCCGCATCGGGCAGCGCGAGGTCTACATCCCCGAGATCGAGTCGGGCGCGATCGACGTGTTCCCCGAGTACACGGGCAACCTGTTGCAGTACTACGCGCCAGACACCACGGCGACCACGAGCGACGACGTCTACGCGGAGCTCATGGGCGCCCTGCCCGAGGGGCTCAGCGTGCTCGACCAGGCGCCCGCGACCGACCAGGACTCGTACAACGTCACGCAGGCGTTCTCCGACGAGTACGGCGTGACGAGCCTCGCCGACCTCGCCGACGTGCCCGAGGAGCTCACCCTCGGCGGCAACTCCGAGCTCGAGACGCGCCCCTACGGGCCCGACGGGCTCGCGGACGTCTACGGCGTCGAGGTGGGCTTCACGGCCATCGAGGACAGCGGCGGCCCGCTCACCATCAAGGCGCTGCAGGACGACGACGTGCAGCTCGTGAACATCTTCAGCGCCAACCCCGCGATCGCCACGAGCGACCTCGTGACGCTCGAGGACCCGGAGGGCCTGTTCCTCGCCTCGAACGTCGTGCCGGTCGTGAGCGACCGCGTCGACGCCGAGGTGGCCGACGTCATCAACGCGGTCAGCGCCGCGCTCACCGCGGAGGCGCTGGTGGAGCTCAACTCCGAGAGCGTCGACGAGCAGCGCTCCGCGAGCGACATCGCCGCCGATTGGCTGGCCGAGCAGGGTCTCGTCTAG
- a CDS encoding ABC transporter permease produces MSWIVDNLDLIGELALVHLRLAVPPIVLAFVLSVPIGWVAWRYEWSRGVLLSVIGLIYAIPSLPLFVALPAILGTSRRSELNVIIALTLYGIALMVRSVADGFGGVDRDIRQAATGVGYSGWGRFWQVDLPLAGPVLLAGLRVVAVSTVSLVTVGAVIGVQSLGSLFTDGFQRGIQAEIWAGIIATMLLAFAIDGLLVVAGRLAMPWTRAGAAASATRTDEREEATA; encoded by the coding sequence GTGAGCTGGATCGTCGACAACCTCGACCTGATCGGGGAGCTCGCACTCGTGCACCTGCGGCTCGCGGTGCCGCCCATCGTGCTCGCGTTCGTGCTGAGCGTGCCGATCGGGTGGGTCGCGTGGCGCTACGAGTGGTCGCGCGGGGTGCTGCTCAGCGTGATCGGGCTCATCTACGCCATCCCGTCGCTGCCGCTGTTCGTCGCACTCCCGGCCATCCTCGGCACCTCCCGACGCAGCGAGCTCAACGTCATCATCGCGCTCACGCTCTACGGCATCGCGCTCATGGTGCGCTCCGTGGCCGACGGGTTCGGCGGCGTCGACCGCGACATCAGGCAGGCCGCGACCGGCGTCGGCTACTCGGGCTGGGGCCGCTTCTGGCAGGTCGACCTCCCGCTCGCCGGGCCGGTGCTGCTCGCGGGCCTCCGCGTCGTCGCGGTCAGCACGGTGAGCCTCGTCACGGTCGGCGCCGTGATCGGCGTGCAGAGCCTCGGCAGCCTCTTCACCGACGGGTTCCAGCGCGGCATCCAGGCCGAGATCTGGGCCGGCATCATCGCCACCATGCTGCTTGCGTTCGCGATCGACGGCCTGCTCGTCGTGGCCGGGCGCCTCGCCATGCCGTGGACGCGCGCCGGCGCAGCGGCATCCGCCACCCGCACCGACGAGCGCGAGGAGGCGACGGCATGA
- a CDS encoding App1 family protein, producing the protein MRTPDHPAPDAVRVHRAARIEDWFHGIRERSARRRGHVPTIVPYAGYGSVDWVRILCRVLLSKPAGSRGSARTRARREQGIRGWRSFTSVPVGDVAVRIRIGGQELEVVADRGGVVDAKVPVSLPPGRHEAVLSTDGGVDQHAPIDVIAPDTKLGIISDVDDTVMVTALPRPLLAAWNTFVLDEHARMPTPGMAVLLERLSRAHPDAPVIYLSTGAWNVAPTLTRFLSRNLYPAGTLLLTDWGPTHDRLFRSGRIHKEDNLRRLAHEFPDMRWVLIGDDGQHDESIYGEFAAEHPENVEAIAIRQLSAGEAVLAGGRSRAELHGVSAPWISANDGATLLKRMEELGLL; encoded by the coding sequence ATGCGCACGCCCGATCACCCCGCGCCCGACGCGGTGCGCGTCCATCGGGCGGCGCGCATCGAGGACTGGTTCCACGGCATCCGCGAGCGATCGGCCCGGCGCCGCGGGCACGTGCCGACCATCGTCCCCTACGCGGGGTACGGCTCGGTCGACTGGGTGCGCATCCTCTGCCGGGTGCTGCTGAGCAAGCCCGCCGGCTCCCGCGGCAGCGCGCGCACGCGCGCCCGGCGCGAGCAGGGCATCCGCGGCTGGCGCAGCTTCACGAGCGTCCCGGTCGGCGACGTGGCCGTGCGCATCCGCATCGGCGGCCAGGAGCTGGAGGTCGTGGCCGACCGCGGCGGCGTGGTCGACGCGAAGGTGCCCGTCTCCCTGCCGCCTGGACGCCACGAGGCGGTCCTCTCCACCGACGGCGGCGTCGACCAGCACGCCCCGATCGACGTCATCGCGCCGGACACGAAGCTCGGCATCATCTCCGACGTCGACGACACCGTGATGGTCACGGCGCTCCCCCGACCGCTGCTCGCGGCGTGGAACACGTTCGTGCTCGACGAGCACGCGCGCATGCCCACCCCGGGCATGGCGGTGCTGCTGGAGCGGCTCTCCCGCGCCCACCCCGACGCGCCGGTCATCTACCTGAGCACCGGCGCGTGGAACGTCGCACCGACGCTCACGCGCTTCCTCTCGCGCAACCTGTACCCGGCGGGCACGCTGCTGCTCACCGACTGGGGCCCCACGCACGACCGGCTGTTCCGCAGCGGACGCATCCACAAGGAGGACAACCTGCGCCGCCTGGCGCACGAGTTCCCCGACATGCGCTGGGTGCTGATCGGCGACGACGGCCAGCACGACGAGTCGATCTACGGCGAGTTCGCGGCGGAGCATCCCGAGAACGTCGAGGCGATCGCCATCCGGCAGCTCTCGGCGGGCGAGGCCGTGCTCGCGGGCGGGCGCTCGCGCGCCGAGCTGCACGGCGTCAGCGCCCCGTGGATCTCGGCCAACGACGGCGCGACCCTCCTGAAGCGCATGGAGGAGCTCGGCCTGCTCTGA
- a CDS encoding TetR/AcrR family transcriptional regulator: MTPAQQRATQRLDSLLDTAAEIVDDLGPELITTAQVAERSGASIGTVYRYFPDRLAVLRALRERCVRRFRERLAADIADGELTDPWHVVERSVLAAVECYREEPGFRVVRVVERDRAIGDDGLLAAVFAHDLADFVAAHFGVPGDSALRRRFDVAIEVADALLARSFAADPAGDEWYIGECLSILREYLADAIGLNEVRETTSVA; the protein is encoded by the coding sequence GTGACCCCCGCACAGCAGCGGGCGACGCAGCGCCTCGACTCGCTGCTCGACACCGCGGCGGAGATCGTCGACGACCTCGGTCCGGAGCTCATCACGACCGCCCAGGTCGCCGAGCGCTCGGGCGCGTCGATCGGCACCGTCTACCGCTACTTCCCCGACCGGCTCGCCGTGCTCCGCGCGCTCCGCGAGCGGTGCGTGCGACGGTTCCGCGAGCGGCTCGCCGCGGACATCGCCGACGGCGAGCTGACCGACCCGTGGCACGTGGTCGAGCGCAGCGTGCTCGCCGCGGTCGAGTGCTACCGCGAGGAGCCGGGCTTCCGCGTGGTGCGGGTCGTCGAGCGCGACCGCGCGATCGGCGACGACGGGCTGCTGGCCGCCGTGTTCGCCCACGACCTCGCCGACTTCGTGGCCGCGCACTTCGGGGTGCCGGGCGACAGTGCGCTGCGTCGGCGGTTCGACGTGGCGATCGAGGTCGCCGACGCGCTGCTCGCGCGGTCGTTCGCGGCCGACCCGGCCGGCGACGAGTGGTACATCGGGGAGTGCCTGTCGATCCTCCGGGAATACCTCGCCGACGCGATCGGCTTGAACGAGGTGCGGGAGACGACCTCGGTCGCCTGA